The following are encoded together in the Anaerostipes caccae L1-92 genome:
- a CDS encoding GGGtGRT protein codes for MALFESYERREKQILAVLKEYGINSIEEAAEVTKAAGLDVYSQVEGIQPICFENAKWAYTVGAAIAIKKGCTRAADAAAAIGEGLQAFCIPGSVAEQRKVGLGHGNLGKMLLEEETECFAFLAGHESFAAAEGAIGIAEKANKVRQKPLRVILNGLGKDAAQIISRINGFTFVETKMDYSTGKVEEVFRKSYSEGLRAKVNCYGANDVTEGVAIMHKEGVDVSITGNSTNPTRFQHPVAGTYKKECIEQGKKYFSVASGGGTGRTLHPDNMAAGPASYGMTDTMGRMHSDAQFAGSSSVPAHVEMMGLIGMGNNPMVGATVAVAVAIEEAAKEGKF; via the coding sequence ATGGCTTTATTTGAATCATATGAGAGAAGAGAGAAACAAATTCTTGCTGTATTAAAAGAATATGGTATTAATTCTATTGAAGAAGCTGCTGAAGTTACAAAAGCTGCAGGATTAGATGTTTATTCTCAGGTAGAAGGCATCCAGCCGATCTGTTTTGAAAATGCAAAATGGGCTTACACCGTAGGTGCTGCCATTGCAATCAAAAAAGGCTGCACAAGAGCTGCTGACGCTGCTGCTGCAATCGGTGAAGGACTTCAGGCATTCTGTATTCCCGGATCTGTTGCAGAACAGAGAAAAGTAGGTCTTGGACATGGTAACTTAGGTAAGATGCTTCTGGAAGAAGAGACAGAATGTTTTGCATTCTTAGCAGGACATGAGTCTTTTGCAGCAGCAGAAGGTGCGATTGGTATCGCTGAAAAAGCGAACAAAGTACGCCAGAAACCACTTCGTGTTATCTTAAATGGTCTTGGAAAAGATGCTGCACAGATCATTTCCAGAATCAATGGATTTACATTTGTTGAAACTAAGATGGACTACTCCACAGGAAAAGTAGAAGAAGTATTCAGAAAATCTTACTCAGAAGGACTGAGAGCAAAGGTTAACTGCTACGGTGCAAATGATGTAACAGAAGGTGTTGCTATCATGCACAAAGAAGGTGTTGACGTTTCTATCACAGGAAACTCTACGAACCCAACACGTTTCCAGCACCCGGTTGCAGGTACATACAAAAAAGAATGTATCGAGCAGGGTAAAAAATACTTCTCTGTTGCATCCGGCGGTGGTACAGGCCGTACACTCCATCCGGACAACATGGCTGCAGGACCGGCTTCTTATGGTATGACAGATACTATGGGACGTATGCATTCTGATGCACAGTTCGCAGGATCTTCTTCCGTACCGGCTCACGTTGAAATGATGGGTCTGATCGGAATGGGCAACAACCCGATGGTAGGTGCAACTGTTGCAGTTGCAGTTGCGATCGAGGAAGCTGCAAAAGAAGGTAAGTTCTAA
- a CDS encoding helix-turn-helix transcriptional regulator, whose translation MKVDRLVSIIMILLDKKRIGAQELADMFEVSPRTIYRDIDAINMAGIPVRGAAGVGGGFEIMPEYKIDKKVFSSADLSTLLMGLSSLSNIIKGDELIHTLTKVKSFIPDDRAKEIELKLNQICIDVSPWKGNSNLQTYVEIIKAALQENKVLAFEYIAHRGISTVRTVDPYQLVMKSSHWYLQGYCHRRNDFRLFRLSRMSNLQMQEETFALRDYQKPTLDVTDILEALQTKIKIRIHKSVMDRVLDYCTYEDFSPAGDEYYIVSFPFIENEYHYDILLSFGDKCECLEPKHIRAEMKRRIHNIANLYEK comes from the coding sequence ATGAAAGTAGACAGGCTTGTTAGTATTATTATGATACTCCTTGATAAAAAACGTATAGGTGCGCAGGAGTTAGCAGATATGTTTGAAGTCTCACCCCGCACAATCTACCGCGACATAGACGCTATTAACATGGCAGGCATTCCTGTCCGCGGAGCTGCGGGAGTAGGCGGCGGCTTTGAAATCATGCCGGAATACAAAATTGATAAAAAGGTCTTTTCCAGCGCTGACCTTTCCACTCTCTTGATGGGACTTTCCAGTCTTTCAAATATAATAAAAGGTGATGAGCTGATACACACTCTTACAAAAGTCAAGAGTTTTATTCCTGACGACAGGGCGAAAGAGATTGAATTAAAATTAAATCAAATATGTATAGACGTAAGTCCGTGGAAAGGTAACAGTAACTTACAAACATATGTAGAAATTATCAAAGCAGCCTTACAGGAAAACAAAGTACTTGCGTTTGAATATATCGCCCACCGCGGAATCAGCACCGTACGAACAGTCGATCCATATCAGCTTGTAATGAAAAGCAGTCATTGGTATTTACAGGGATATTGCCATAGAAGGAATGATTTTCGCTTATTCAGACTGTCTCGCATGTCAAATCTGCAAATGCAGGAGGAAACTTTTGCACTGCGGGATTATCAAAAGCCGACTTTAGACGTTACAGACATTTTAGAAGCCTTACAAACAAAAATCAAAATCCGAATTCATAAATCTGTGATGGATAGAGTGCTCGATTATTGCACCTATGAAGATTTTTCACCAGCCGGTGATGAGTATTACATTGTCAGCTTTCCCTTCATAGAGAATGAATACCACTATGATATTCTTTTAAGTTTTGGGGATAAATGCGAGTGTTTAGAGCCAAAACATATCCGTGCAGAAATGAAACGCAGAATACATAATATAGCTAACTTATATGAAAAATGA